aattaatatattatatattttctgtttttcactATCTCTCCGGATTCTTTCTGTGCTCCGGTAAAAGTAATCACTCAATTAAAAGAGCCCGCTTTCAGGTAAAATATATAGGCCCCCATATAGTCTTTATTACAACCTTATCATAGATTTGCAGtgctgtttatttgttttcgtttATTGCTTACATATATTCTAAGCTAAGACCTTAGGTGTCTAGTAATGACGTATTAATTTGTGTTTAAACTTGAAAGTTGTTAGCGCCATCACTTTTACATACGTAAGCTTATCGGCGAAAATAAGAATTTTCCTTATAAATTTCAAGTAATTGCTAGACAAAATGAGAAAAAGACTTACAAGTCTTATAATTGAAACACTTAGCCAAATGCAACACCATTCGATCCGGGGTCTGCACAAAAGATCAAAGTTAACTCATGGGACACAAAAGGTTGCTATTGCTTTCTGGTGTGTCAGATACTTTTGTATCTGCAGCGCTGCTTGGCTGCACTTGCAACTTTATCTGAGAATATGCTAAGATCGTGACCGGAATTTGACTGGCAATTGTCTTTTGTACAGACCTTTAAGCGGCGGATTTCTCAAGCGTTTTCTACAAAGTTGCGACAATTAAGAGGTGTCCACCCAATTATTAAACCATGGTCTTTGGctgaaaatgtaattttatagCAATTTTCGGctcacacttttttaattagttgctGTGGACTTGAATTTTTCTGGTTCACTGTTTAATGACAATTATTAGACTTATAATTTAATCTAAACTTGGTTATTTTTagaacaattatattttttgggttagGCATTTatcgtttattttaattcccatgttttttttttgttaatttttgtttttttttttgtttattttctaaccatttgcaacattgtatgtttttattgccgtTGATTGATTAACAACTTGATACAGTTGTTTTCTGGGTAATTTAAGGATTATAAAACtgtacaaatttgtttttcatgAGGCTTGCAAagtttttattgcttttaaaGTCTTCTGTTACCTTCTGACTTCCTATCAAATTTTTAGAATGCAACTGGTCACAGCCACGATCCGCGATCAACTGAAAGCCAAGGCAATAGCGGCTTATAGTCAACTTGGCTAACAGCAATTGCCGTGAGTTGCAAACTGCCCTGTTGCATTTTCCTGCTTCTAGCCGCGACAGAGTTTTCCGATATATACGCTAAAACCCAAAGTATCCGACACATACTCCCCGCAAGTCATGAGTAATTTGCGGTGGGCCATTAGATTTCCAAATCAAGGGGCATATGCGATGAGGAGGGAAGTATACCTTTTGAGGGCCGAGTGAATATGCAGATTATATAATCGAAATTGCGAGTGCAATGACTGAAGGGGATTTTATTTCAAGCTGTTTATTTTAATGGGAAGAACAATGGAATGAGTTTAACAGATTTATTACGTGATTTTAGATGAATAATGTTTAGGCTAACGAGTTTTAACTGTTTACAGTTATATTCcggttttaaataataattttacacCTAGGTTAATTCGTGATTTAAGtaattacttttattaaaCTGTTATAATACTAAATATATGATtcggccaaaaaaaataaaggtattttatatttttcaagaaaCCTGTTtcttatttatgttttattttaaactactTTTATAATAGACGACATTTTGTTAGGAGTTAGAAGTTCAAGGCAACATTTATGCATTTAATTTCTACATAAACTTGACGTTTTCTCTACGCTTATGTAGAATTACTGGACATGTAAAAAGATAAACCTTTTCTTAGCATACTTTCAGAGGATTTGATCACACTGAAGGCTTTAAATATTAGGCATATCTTTACAAAATTACCATAAAAAAAAGGTGTcagaaattcattttaataacattcagctaataataattttaatatactttACGGACCATCCAAAACTCCTAAAGTCATCTGAGATTCGACATGCTCTGTTTATTCCGGACCTCATCACTTTCTGTTCTCACTCAAAACTTGGAGTttactaattaaaattcacTTTGACAATAACCGTAATTCTCGAGATACTAATTTCAAAATGTTGCACCATATAAAATATCTACCAAATGGGCTCCGTTCAAGTTCCGTTTGAAGGAAGGTCGTTAAAATTTAGGGAAAATAATAAGCAAAAATTTTCACGTCTCGGCTAATTAGCGCAGCAgtcacaacaaaaacaaagccagCTACTGGACGCTGTCAACAGCTGCAAGGGTGGTGGAAGATCTCAAGGGGTGGGTTTTTCCCAGGAAGTGGTTCCGTTTTAATATTTGCGTCACGTCATTAAAAGTGTGACTTAATTGTGAGCGTTTCACAAgtgaaaagtttaaatttacgACAGATTATCAAATCAAGTGTGAACGAAAGAGGAAATCTCGAGACGTTCCCAATTTTTCCGGGCAGCATCCGCAGCTGTTTCCAGTCCGTTACCAATTTTCCTCAAGGTGTTGCCAAATCGATAAGCATCAGCGGAGCGGGCGGGAAAATCGCACTTGAAAAACTCCTAGCTGAAAAGAACTTACCCggtatcaatttattttaacgtTCACACATTTAAGCTTTTGACTTTCTCACTTTTCCCACTCTCCAACCCGGTCATTTATTTCGCACTGGcaataaaatggaatttaaaatGATAGGAAATCTTATTGAAAATTCGCAGATAAGCTGGCAAAAGGGTTGTCCGTGGGGGCGGCGCGTGTCCGTTTCAAATTGTGGGCGGGGCATATGGCATTTTCCAGTCATTTACATTTAATGGAAGCGCATGAAAAGATAAGCGTGTGTGTAGTGTGTGAAATTTATaacaaatcaataaaatgaCAATAGGTGCAAACTTTATCGACACGCCACTgcgaaaagggggcggggctgaAAGGGGTCTTTTGGCGAACGTCGTTCTATTCACACTGTCTGAGAATTGGGTAGGTGGTTAAAAGGTGGCTGAAAATCCCAACGAAAGTTTTCGATAAACAATTTTTCGCACGGAAGTGCAATTTAAAGTGAAGTATCCATAGAACGGTGTCCGCTATTCCTTGCAAATGCGGAAATTATACAGAGAAAGTTCCTAATACATTTGTTACCGCCAATCAATCGCTATGTCCTCTTTCTTTTAGAAGAAAGGGTGTGAGATTCGGGGTTTTGTCTGGGCAATCAAGCAAAAACTTTGCCGTCAGATAGCTAAAAGGAAACTTAAGCAAAGTTCAGTTCTGTGGAGAAATTGAAAAGAAGGCAAATTCAaacactttttgtttttattaaatcataATCCTTGTCTCACacgttttccctttttttaatattaataactaagtttaaaaaaatgtaagtcaCCACCATCGAACATCGAACTTATCACCTTTTTAATAGCTTTAATCAAATGTCTAATCAGATTATCGTTATCGACGCAGGTAAGACTAATCGACTGCTTAATCCAATAACCATATCATGTAGAAGTATCTCACGCGCTCACGCACAAATTGAAAGCGTGAACATTGCGTGCGTGCTTGTCTTCTCCTCACCTAAAGTTTTAAGACTTCCCCTTTCCCAGTTGTCTAGGTATTTCTCTACTTGGTTGAGGCACCTTACAGGTGTCTTTAATTGACAGGTCAAACTATTTATTGCCATGTCACGTGATCTATAAAAGTGACGCCAGCGGAAGACAGCCCCTGAATTTCCGCTACTCTCGAGAATTTCACCTGTGATTTAAGCCGCTTACTAAGACATTTTTGGGTAAGTCGCGTCTTCGTGCCCTTTCGAATAAATCGATTAACAAACAAAGTTTGGAGCAGCCAGGCCCCACGGAATATGTGTGTTGTAGCTATTTCCGTGACagtaatcaatttatttttggcagtGCGCCGATTGCGTTTCCGCTCCAAGAACATGGACGAACCTGAAGTCTGATCCCCTGCAATTTTCCCACCTCTCTCCCCAGCTTTTCCGAAATCCCCCGTCCCTTTTCGCCGGCGAAAACTCTCTCTTGTCTGCTTCGGAAAacgtttcatttcgttttggCTTTTGGCACAACGATTTCCGCAGAAATGTCGATAAATCATCAGAACGAATAAGTCAGAGGAAAAACTGggacactgagaaaaataattaattatacctTTTTAACCCaccataattaaattatttaaggaGATTAAAATACTTCTGAAAAGGGacctataaatattaataataataaacaacgaaataaaaatacaatatagATGATAGttgataaaattatttttctgatttaaaaatgttctttgaagatattaataagtattttctatttatttttctccgTGTATAGGGTGAATGGTAAGAGGTGGGTGTAACCTTTTTGGCTGTTGGCGTGATAGATAAGTTGACAGCCGCATTGAAGGGTTATCGTGGCTGTCTCTTAATCAATCTTCCTCCGCTGCCGTCTTCATCTTCTtggcaattaattaatttgcaaCAAAGTTAAGGGCACGTGACCAGGACACGGCTTATTTGACGAATTTTCTATGGGGATCAGATCAGTCTCTTACTGTACATATTACTtactttcttaaaaaatattaagcatACGAGAGCGCCAAGATTGCTGTCCATTTTGACGCAACGGGAAGTCCTTTTAGGGTCAAGTGCTGGAATTGATGTTTCGTTTATGATTTATCGTCAGTTATTGCCGCGTCATGGGCAATCCTCTCAGTTCTTTCCCCCACCCCCTGCTAATGGTCGACATATTGCAAAAACAGgaacaaaaactaaattagACATAATAGCTGGCTTGAGGGGGTGGCAAATAGGTCGTTTCAGATAAGTCGTCATGCTGTCATAATCATCACAAGACAGCATCAATCCATCGCCCATTTTGCAACGCCCACAAGTAACCCTCTGACCCCTCGAACCCCTCGACCCCTCTTCCTCCTTTCGGAACTCCCGTTTTCCTTCGTCTGCAATTTACTGATGTAATAACCATGTTTTCAGCTTGTAATGCGGCAGGGCCACAAACACACTTTTGGCGGGGGTGAAAGTCAAGTTCCCAAGAACTGGGTGgtgaaaagggggaggggggtgGCGTTGAGCGGGGAGTTCAGCAGTCGAGGGTGGCCTTTTGTTCTGGGCTcttttttcaattgtttttgaagTTAAATGTGTGATAATTTAATGACTGTCGACGCATCGCTCACaaggacacacacacagtatCTGGCCCGCCCCCTGGTTCACCACCCACCCTTCAGTTATATAACTCAATCCTCAGTAAACGCTTAATttagtggaataataaaaatgtttttggggCATAAAAATCTGTGGCTGGCGATGATTTGTGCACTTTCGATGTAACAGATTGTCTTTTAATGCTTCCGATTCAGCCAACTGTGATTATCAAAACTCTCTGATCTCACAGGGTGGGAATTATGATATCTGGATTTGTGGGTTCTCAGCTTGGCAACAGTTTAGTCATCGTCTTCGATTTGATAACCATTTTCCAGCTTAACTAGTTCGCGGGTCGTCAGCTGATCTGCCAAGCATATGTTGCATATTTTCTATCTAAAACAAGTTCGTTGTTTACGCTTATATTAGCATACCAGTCCAgttatttgcataaattactGGGCCAGAACTCTCAAGTGATTTAAGCCTTTTTTCCTCTAGTCGTTGGGACAGGTGGTGTATTATTGTTTCAAGGGATGAGGCACCTCGGAATACTAATTAAGTCACATTGAGTTAGACCTTAGACTTTTCTAGTTCGCTTGGAGAACTTGTGCATAATTTAGACAGTAATTAAAATAAGAgtgcactcataaaaaaaatcgccattgattcaagaaaatcgcctatgattTTCAGCCAACGGCGATTCGCCATTAacaatgggaaataattttcttgaatttacggtttcgcctttctaaaaatcattaccaatttttctgaattttacggcaaaaaaccctaaaattaagaaaaattttcttaaaaatagaaaaataaaagtatatttgtttataaccttttttttaattttgtccgACTGATTTTTTTATCACTTTTGCATTTAGGTTTGTTAACTAAGAGGAAACCTTTCATGTTTTAGTGACaatcataaacatttttatttatttatttatttatttatttaatttaaattcaaatttattataaatgtttattaattacaatgcattttaagtacagaaaaaactttttgtaaacatataAAAGACTTAAGGAAAAATTCTTACCTCGACCTGAACTCAAACTCGCGACCGCTCACACCATAGACAGACATCTTAACCACTCTGCCACGCGTGCTTCTTGCAATGCAATGGCTTAAGATGCCTAAAGTGTTAACGGTCGTATTATTGGTATACCAATTAcaattactttaattaaatcttgttaacaacagttttaacaatttagtgaatggaaaaccaaaacaaaagattttttatacgaaaaaaaaaacaataactattaaaaaaaaaaaatcagactcGTCCCTGCGTGAAGTCGAACCGCGGTTTCCGCGGCGACTTTTGTACACATGTTTAGTGTCCGAACGCCTCTAACAGCTAGGCCACCATACTAGAACACTAAAAAATTACACaactttcctaaaaaataggtatttattttctagaatcaaaggcgatttcgccattaactCAAGAAAAAAGGTCGGAAAATATTGCCATTAATCCAAGAAAATATCGCCATTAatccaagaaaaaaatcaactattcttcttcttattcattttataaaaaattttatggcgAATTTCCATaaacttaagaaaatttttctataatctagaaaaattttcttaatttaatggcgatttgaaatcacgggcgattttctaaaattaagggcgattttttttctgagtgtggaATTTCGGGGAAGTTTTTTCATGAACTGAAGAAAAAATGTagctaaaattaaagaaaagggAAACTAGACTTCtagattttacaaaataaattaaatatatgttttgaGTTTCTATTTGTTTTATACCAACTTATATAAATGAGATCTACACAATAATTTCCCAATTGCTGACCCAGTTTTATGAAATGGATCAAGTTCATCGACATAGGGCCTTGCAAACAACTTTCGCTATGTTGTAAAATGATTTACTTTCCTTAGAATCCATATTTTCTTTGTGGAAACAAGCTGATACCCCTGTCTTTTTCCATCATTCCGCTCACCTGCAACGCCTAAAAAACATGCGAAAGCCAACAAAGATTTATGCAAATCCCGGGGAGCGAATGTTAAAACGTTAAAGCTTTTGATTCGGCGCTAATGTAAAAATATGGCGCCTGTGtggaaaaaaaccgaatatcaAATGTGCAAAAATCGCCGGGCCACATTTGCATATGACAAAGTGAGGCAGACAGCCGCAAACAATGAAAAATGACGGCGACGAATGCTCGCAGGCTTAGTTGGGGTAATTTAAtttggcaaaataaaaaagttgcaataaataaatttccccGCCCCCCACGCACGTGACTGCTGCGATTTATGAAACTCAATTAATTTGCGGAACTTTTACAAAtgaatttattgcatttatgTATGGCGACAAATAATCGCAATCATGGTGTTATTTTCTCCTCCAGTGCGGTCTCTCCAGTGGCGATGGGAATCGAATCCCCATCCGTTCCCTAGCAGAAGTGCAGGTTATTGAACTGCTCCCGATTGTTGGTGACCATCTGGTTGTATTTGAAGGCCGCCGACTGCTGGGAGCTGCTCTGAACCGTGAGCCTCGTATTCCGCAGGAAACTATCCGCCGGACTGCTCGATACGGCGTACTTTCCGCCCAGACCCTCCACGGTCCTCATGGGACTCAGGTGTTTGGCTGGGATGGCCTTGCTGGGTGTACGGGTTTGGTGAACCATTTTTAAGGATTTCTTTCAAGATTCAACAGGAGCTGGGGTGAGCTTAGATGATTTGGGGGATTCAGGGCACACTGGAGAGACGCGTTAGCACGGAAAATTCCAGACAATTACCGCAGTTACTAGTGCGAGAGCCGCCTTTCTTGGAAGACAGATGTTTAGATAGACTGTAAATAGAAGAAACAGAAAATATTAGTTTGTGATAAAGAATATGATTAGgtaaggaaataaaataatgaaaaataaatacaaaattagtttttaccacattttttttatcgatttttttatatatttcaagaGATTTGTTTTACTTCCAAAATGATAAGGAATAACGTTCAATTTTCCCTTCCTCACCTTATATTATTCAGCAGCTTGGCTTTGGTGTCCGGTGTCTTCATTGACACATCTGTTTATGCACGttggggaaaatatttttgaaaattcacTGATTAGGTATCGACTGCTTGGCCTTCACACTTTAGTCTGTTGGATTTCGAACCGAAAGCGGCGCTTTTATATCGGAAAGCCCCCTAGATTTAGTTGATCTCATCACGCGCTGGGAGCGTGCTCAAGTTAAACTAGTTTTTTCGGCGGCTCTGATGCAAAATCCGAGGCTTGtgccaaatttcttgtttaCGCCACCGAGTGGTACGTCAATGGAGGACCGCATGGCAGGCCTGATATTCCATTGACGGCCTAAAACGGTAAACATCTCTGAAAGTGAGTAAACAAACCCAAACACcaagcaaataaacaaattattttgggGATTTTTTCGCGGAGCCGAAAGTTTTAGGTGGTTTCCCCAAGGATCTGTGGAGCATGCTTCTCGAAGGTATCCAGTCAAGTGTTCGATATCGAACAATCTGCACTTTATATAGATTCTTTTTGAAGAATTTTTGCTTCATTCAACCTGTCACGAAGAAATACATACTTTTATTTGCTCAATTTGTTCTGTGTCTGGGGCacgttttttaattattgatcCATGTGTCTGGCACATTTGCATAATGCAGTATAAGCTTAATTTTTGGCAGACAAATAAATTGACTGTACAATACAAATGCAgattttgacatttaaaacagCGACTTAGACGTTCAAAGTACAATATTGGTTATTGATTTTTCAGAATTGATAAAACGAGTTTTTGGGAATTACCGCTAGGAGAAGGGCATGGGAGATAAGAGGAGATCCTGGATGTCATTAACcctataaaattgtttttacttGGTATTTTACTGTTGTCTTGTGTCCGGAATGTGATAATATATTAGGGGAAGTTAGCAAATCTAACtaaatttttgataatataggtttttaatttataaattataattattaataaatatactatatattttgAGGAAACCTAAATATCATTAAACTCATTAATGTTATCTAACTCGGAATAATTAAATGTgctattaatttaataggTTACATTTTA
The genomic region above belongs to Drosophila takahashii strain IR98-3 E-12201 chromosome 2L, DtakHiC1v2, whole genome shotgun sequence and contains:
- the LOC108060491 gene encoding uncharacterized protein, which codes for MVHQTRTPSKAIPAKHLSPMRTVEGLGGKYAVSSSPADSFLRNTRLTVQSSSQQSAAFKYNQMVTNNREQFNNLHFC
- the LOC108060492 gene encoding uncharacterized protein; translated protein: MKTPDTKAKLLNNISLSKHLSSKKGGSRTSNCGNCLEFSVLTRLSSVP